Proteins co-encoded in one Hemibagrus wyckioides isolate EC202008001 linkage group LG26, SWU_Hwy_1.0, whole genome shotgun sequence genomic window:
- the LOC131346873 gene encoding complement C3-like: MHVDLVWLTAALLSFPLFTLCDPLYVMVASNLLRVGTPEKVFVEAQDYSGSNIPVRIRVKNYPQKTSELTSQSVVLTADNDYQAVADITIPDNKGFFSDDPLEKQYVYLQAEFPSKVLEKVVLLSFQSGYMFIQTDKSIYTPGTTVFYRIFPMTPDLQPVEKSVGIYVEIINPHGITINSDTFFPKEGTITGSYSIPEVAKPGIWKIATWYKNSPQKNFTAEFEVKEYVLPSFEVALKPSKPFFYVDDNELTVDITAKYLFGKDVNGVAFVVFGVKTNDTKNTLSASLKRVKIIDGEGQAEVTKDMIQRSFPNIPQLVGSSLYISVSVLTETGSEIVEAEKGGIQIVTSPYTIQFKRTPKFFHPGMSFDVTVYVTNPDQSPAENVKVLVKPGDVKAVTMSNGMAKATVNTQGGDKTLQITARTAAKGIPDERQAENKMTAQPYTTKGGSGNYLHLSVDAAELEIRDEKNINVNFKSSDPNQDLTYLILSKGQIVQGYRFKRRGNSLATLPLSITKDLVPSFRVVAYYHIGSSEVVSDSIWVDVKDTCMGTLKLDIKKRKKNKFEPDDEFQLIVTGDPKAKVGLVAVDKAVFVLNKNRLTQTKIWDIIEKHDTGCTAGSGKDSMGVFYDAGLLFESDKLGGTNERTALECPTPLKRKRRAESLHQITQTLISKYTNEKRKCCADGLRQNRLGYTCERRASFILDGAECVQAFLDCCKEIQKRKDEQKDLLHLARSGDDDDDFISSDEIFTRTKFPESWMWKSIDLPDCEKNVSCDTRSLTLDKDYIKSSITTWQILAISISKTHGICVADPYEITVEKEFFIDLKLPYSAVRYEQIEIKAVLHNLSTEKMKVRVDFFETEHVCSVASKKKKHRTIVNVEGESTIAIPYVIIPMKIGTHQIEVQAASSLVHDGVRKPLKVVSEGVLTELPEQNVELNPSKVPGGIQVVHLRTDIPPGQVPNTDAHTYIMVAGQEMSQTIEQAINGDFMGSLIVQPHGCGEQNMILMTLPVIATHYLDTTKQWEGVGLHRRSEAIKHIQTGFTQELTFRKDDGSYGTWTHSPSSTWLTAYVAKVFALASDLISINEDIICSALKWLNLNAQMPDGSFKENAPVYHAEMVGDVRGKDADASLTAFVLIALQEGNYLCAKSVGSLPESSRKATEYLQNRLPSLTNPYAIAMSSYALANAGRFNKQRLLQASSGDGAYWNVAGGHHFSLEATAYALLALVKAKEFDAAGKAVHWLNRQSSHYGGHGTTQATIMVFQAVAEYYKQGKDHQNTDLDVELSVSGRFLRKTWNFNKNNAHLTRSDKVQLRQEFNVTAKGTGAGVLKVMTLYYARPIEKKSDCQKFDLSVEMRKEANVSLSKSNPEGKESYEVIIDILFKDPEKDATMSILDISLLTGFVVDENDLKALNIGADKYIQKFEMDNQLSERGSLIMYLDKVSHTFSDRIVFRVHKINNAALLQPAAVSVYEYYSPGERCVKFYHPTKKDGTLNRLCSEQKDLCQCAEENCSIQKKMKIVEGDREKAACKAGMDYVYKVKFIRVDQRPNTDYYEMKIEDVLKEGTDHDVHDKMRTFMGHANCRESFGFVEGKSYLIMGHSVDLPRIEEKLQYILGEQTWIEYWPTSEEGRTPEYKDKFMRIAALAQMLKDSGCTT, translated from the exons ATGCATGTAGACTTGGTGTGGCTGACGGCTGCACTTCTATCTTTCCCCCTGTTCACACTATGTGACCcact CTATGTCATGGTGGCCTCGAACCTGCTGCGGGTGGGAACCCCTGAGAAAGTGTTTGTGGAAGCTCAGGATTATAGTGGAAGTAACATCCCTGTGAGGATCAGAGTAAAGAATTACCCACAGAAAACTTCAGAACTGACATCTCAATCTGTCGTCCTCACTGCTGATAACGACTACCAGGCAGTTGCTGACataacg ATTCCTGACAATAAGGGCTTCTTTAGTGATGACCCACTGGAGAAGCAGTATGTGTATCTGCAGGCAGAGTTTCCTTCTAAAGTGCTCGAGAAAGTGGTCCTACTATCATTTCAGTCTGGCTACATGTTCATTCAGACAGACAAGAGCATCTACACACCGGGAACAACAG TTTTTTACAGAATCTTCCCAATGACTCCTGATCTGCAGCCTGTTGAGAAGAGTGTAGGAATCTATGTGGAGATCATA aaTCCTCATGGAATCACAATTAACAGTGACACATTCTTTCCTAAGGAAGGGACCATAACAGGGTCATACAGCATCCCTGAAGTTGCCAA accTGGAATATGGAAAATAGCAACATGGTACAAAAACAGCCCACAGAAGAACTTCACTGCTGAATTTGAAGTTAAAGAATATG TGTTACCGAGCTTTGAGGTAGCATTAAAACCATCCAAACCTTTTTTCTATGTGGATGATAACGAACTTACAGTTGATATAACTGCCAA GTACCTGTTTGGAAAAGATGTGAATGGTGTTGcatttgtggtgtttggtgttaaGACTAATGACACAAAAAACACTCTGTCTGCCTCTTTAAAAAGAGTAAAG ATCATTGATGGAGAGGGACAAGCCGAGGTCACTAAAGATATGATCCAGCGTTCCTTCCCTAATATTCCTCAGCTGGTCGGAAGCTCTTTGTACATTTCAGTCAGTGTTTTAACTGAGACTG GTAGTGAAATTGTTGAAGCAGAGAAAGGCGGCATTCAAATTGTGACATCACCCTACACCATCCAGTTCAAGAGAACCCCAAAATTCTTCCATCCTGGAATGTCTTTCGATGTCACG GTTTATGTGACCAATCCAGACCAGTCACCTGCTGAAAATGTGAAGGTGCTGGTCAAACCTGGTGACGTAAAGGCTGTAACCATGAGTAACGGCATGGCCAAGGCCACAGTGAACACCCAGGGTGGAGATAAGACTCTACAAATCACT GCCAGAACTGCAGCCAAAGGCATACCAGATGAAAGACAAGCTGAAAACAAGATGACTGCCCAACCTTACACCACCAAAGGAGGCTCTGGCAATTACCTACATTTAAGTGTTGATGCTGCAGAATTGGAAATCAGAGATGAAAAAAACATCAATGTGAACTTCAAAAGCAGTGACCCCAATCAAGATTTAACTTATCTG ATCCTTAGTAAAGGACAGATTGTTCAAGGTTATAGGTTTAAAAGAAGAGGGAACTCGCTGGCAACTCTGCCTCTATCCATCACCAAGGACCTGGTTCCCTCGTTTAGAGTGGTTGCATATTATCACATAGGATCCTCGGAAGTTGTGTCTGACTCCATCTGGGTTGATGTGAAGGACACATGCATGGGAACG CTCAAGCTGGAtataaaaaagaggaaaaaaaataaatttgagcCTGATGATGAATTTCAACTCATAGTTACTGGAGATCCAAAAGCCAAGGTTGGTCTGGTAGCTGTGGATAAAGCTGTCTTTGTCCTTAACAAGAATAGACTCACACAGACCAAG ATCTGGGACATTATTGAGAAGCATGACACTGGCTGTACAGCAGGCAGTGGTAAGGACAGTATGGGGGTTTTCTATGATGCAGGTCTACTGTTTGAGTCGGATAAATTAGGAGGCACCAATGAAAGAACAG ctCTTGAGTGTCCTACCCCACTGAAGAGAAAACGAAGAGCAGAGAGTTTACATCAGATTACCCAAACACTGA TTTCTAAATACACCAATGAAAAGAGGAAATGCTGTGCAGACGGTCTGAGGCAGAACAGGCTGGGCTACACATGTGAACGGAGAGCTTCATTTATTTTGGATGGTGCAGAGTGTGTCCAGGCCTTCCTGGACTGTTGTAAGGAGATCCAAAAACGCAAGGATGAGCAGAAAGACTTGTTGCATTTGGCTCGCA gtggtgatgatgatgatgattttataaGCTCTGATGAAATTTTTACCCGAACAAAGTTCCCTGAAAGCTGGATGTGGAAGAGCATAGACCTGCCAGATTGTGAAAAAAACGTATCATG TGACACAAGAAGTCTCACCTTGGACAAAGACTATATAAAAAGCTCTATTACTACCTGGCAAATCCTAGCCATCAGTATTTCTAAGACCCATG GCATCTGTGTGGCTGATCCCTATGAAATAACAGTGGAAAAAGAGTTCTTTATAGATCTGAAGCTACCTTACTCAGCAGTTCGCTATGAACAAATAGAAATCAAGGCTGTTCTGCATAACTTGTCAACTGAGAAAATGAAG GTGCGTGTGGATTTCTTTGAGACAGAGCATGTTTGTAGCGTAGCCAGCAAAAAGAAGAAACACCGTACCATAGTTAACGTTGAAGGAGAGTCCACCATTGCTATCCCGTATGTAATTATTCCCATGAAAATAGGAACCCACCAAATAGAGGTGCAGGCTGCGAGTTCATTAGTTCATGATGGAGTACGGAAAcccctgaaggtggtg TCAGAAGGTGTGCTAACTGAACTCCCAGAACAAAATGTTGAATTAAATCCCTCTAAAGTACCTG GTGGCATTCAAGTTGTGCATTTGAGGACTGATATACCACCTGGGCAGGTTCCAAACACTGATGCACACACTTACATCATGGTGGCTG GCCAGGAGATGAGTCAAACAATTGAGCAGGCCATCAATGGAGATTTTATGGGGAGCTTGATTGTACAGCCCCATGGCTGTGGAGAGCAAAACATGATCTTAATGACGTTGCCTGTTATTGCCACACACTACTTAGATACCACCAAGCAGTGGGAAGGAGTTGGCCTGCACAGACGTAGTGAGGCTATCAAGCATATCCAGACAG gATTTACACAAGAACTTACATTCCGTAAAGATGATGGTTCTTATGGTACATGGACACATTCACCTAGCAGCACATG GTTGACAGCATACGTGGCCAAAGTCTTTGCTCTGGCCAGTGATCTCATTAGCATAAATGAAGATATTATTTGCAGTGCTCTCAAGTGGTTAAATCTGAATGCACAGATGCCAGATGggtcatttaaagaaaatgccCCAGTGTATCATGCAGAGATGGTT GGTGATGTACGAGGGAAAGATGCTGATGCATCTCTGACAGCATTTGTCTTGATTGCCCTGCAAGAAGGAAACTATCTTTGTGCTAAATCAGTCGGA AGTCTTCCAGAGTCTTCCAGGAAGGCCACTGAGTATTTGCAAAACAGACTTCCTTCTTTGACCAATCCATATGCAATTGCAATGTCTTCCTATGCCTTGGCCAATGCTGGCAGGTTTAACAAACAGCGCCTGCTGCAAGCTTCCTCTGGAG ATGGTGCTTACTGGAATGTTGCTGGAGGACATCACTTCTCCCTGGAGGCAACAGCGTATGCCTTGCTGGCTCTGGTAAAAGCCAAGGAGTTCGATGCAGCAGGAAAAGCTGTTCATTGGCTCAATAGGCAGAGCAGTCATTATGGTGGTCATGGCACCACCCAG GCAACCATAATGGTGTTCCAAGCAGTGGCTGAGTACTATAAACAAGGTAAAGATCATCAGAATACAGACCTGGATGTGGAACTGAGCGTCAGTGGACGATTCCTTAGGAAAACATGGAATTTCaacaaaaataatgcacatCTTACACGCTCAGATAAG GTTCAGCTCAGGCAAGAGTTTAATGTTACAGCTAAAGGAACTGGTGCTGGAGTTCTCAAA GTAATGACACTTTATTATGCTAGACccatagaaaagaaaagtgacTGCCAAAAGTTTGATCTTTCTGTTGAAATGAGAAAAGAAGCAAACG tttCTCTCTCAAAATCAAACCCAGAAGGTAAAGAAAGTTATGAGGTCATCATTGACATTTT ATTTAAGGATCCAGAAAAAGATGCCACTATGAGTATTTTGGATATTAGCTTGCTGACAGGATTTGTGGTGGATGAAAATGATCTTAAAGCT CTAAACATTGGGGCAgacaaatacatacaaaagtTTGAGATGGACAATCAGCTCTCAGAACGAGGCTCCCTCATCATGTATTTAGACAAg gtatcacacacattttcagaCAGGATTGTTTTCAGAGTGCACAAGATAAATAACGCCGCTTTGCTTCAACCTGCTGCTGTCAGTGTGTACGAGTACTACTCTCCAG GGGAACGCTGTGTGAAGTTCTACCATCCTACAAAAAAAGATGGAACCCTGAACAGATTGTGCAGTGAACAGAAGGATCTGTGCCAGTGTGCTGAAg AAAACTGcagtatccagaaaaaaatgaaaattgttGAGGGAGATCGAGAGAAAGCAGCTTGTAAAGCCGGCATGGATTACG TTTATAAAGTCAAATTTATAAGAGTGGACCAGAGACCAAACACAGATTATTATGAAATGAAGATTGAAGATGTCCTGAAAGAAG GTACTGACCATGATGTACATGACAAAATGAGGACCTTCATGGGTCATGCTAATTGCAGAGAGTCTTTTGGATTTGTGGAAGGCAAGAGCTACCTCATCATGGGCCACAGTGTTGACCTCCCAAGGATAGAGGAAAA GCTGCAGTACATCTTGGGCGAACAGACTTGGATTGAATACTGGCCCACAAGCGAGGAAGGTCGAACCCCTGAATACAAAGACAAATTCATGAGAATTGCTGCACTGGCTCAGATGCTTAAAGACTCTGGATGCACTACATAA